TTCCTAAGCCACCTTTTCCTAAGCGAGAGTCAGGGCCTAAAATTAAACGCTTACAATGCAGTTGAGAATGAAGCTCGGAAAGAAACTCTTCTGCTGATAGAGATGCAAACTCTAAAGAAAAAGGAAGAATCCCTAAGAAATCTATAGGGAACTTTTGGAGCAGCTCTAAGCGTTCTGGAGTTTCCGTAATGAGCTTGGGAGATTTACTTAGAACTGCTTGAGGATGAGGATCAAAGGTAATCACTCCTGAAGAGCCAGGATAGGATGTCAATATGGACAAAAGCTTTTGATGCCCCAAGTGACACCCATCAAAAAAACCAACAGTAAGGGAATCAATAGGGACAGAGGAGGCGAGCTTATAGGAGATTTCCATGTGCGTCTCTGAAGTAGGGAAGAACATCAAAATCTGGAAGATCTAAAAGACTACCATCAAAACACTGATTTATAAAAAAGTTCCCACTACGTAAGCGACGAAGTTGCTCAAGATACGCCCCACACCCTAACATGTTGCCAAGCTCATGAGCAATGCTACGAATATAGGTCCCTTTACTACACTGAACAATAAAATGTAGGAGGGGGTATTCATACTTAGTGATCTGCAGGTTTACTTGAACCGTAGCGCTTTTTCTCTCTATAGAAAGCCCTTTTCTAGCATACTCATAAAGCTTTTTTCCCTGGACCTTCTTAGCGGAAAACATGGGAGGGATCTGTTGGATTTCTCCTTGGAAGTAACTTGCAGCAATAAGGATTTCTTCTAGAGAGGGGACCTTTTTTGATCTCCCGACGATCTTCCCATCACAATCAAATGAGTCTGTAGTTGTTCCTAAATGCGCTACTGCTTCATATTCCTTATCTTCAAATAAAAGAACATCAGATAAACGTGTAAAACGTCTCCCTACTAAAATTACCATTACCCCTGTAGCAAAGGGGTCTAAAGTTCCAGCATGACCGACCTTTTTTTCTCCCAGTAACTTCGTAAGAGCTCGAATCAGACTAAAGGAAGTTCTTCCTTGAGGTTTATCTATAAGAAGAATGCCCTCTTTGAGTTCCGTTGCAAGTTCCATAGCTATTCTTTAATCATTCATAATTTATTCGAATGTCGTTACACTCAACACTCTTTCCAGATTTTCCAAAGTAGGCTTTCTATATGGTCTTGAGGAGAAAATATATCTTCAAGATGAAAATTAAGTTCAGGGAAATATTTAAGAACGACTTTCTTAGATGTTCTACAAGCAATAAACCCAGCAGAAACTTTCAATGCTTCGAGGGTTTCTTGTATTGTGACTTTTTCTTGTGGCATAATAGAAACGTAAACTTGGGCAAAGCGCAAATCTTTAGATAACGATACTCGTGTTACCGTAATCCAATGATTAGAAATCTTAGGGTGCTGAACATCCTTAAGAATAACTTCTGCAATTGCTTCCCTTAAAAGGGAATTTACCTTTTGAATCCGTCTGTTCCCACTCATAATACGCAAACTATAATTTTTGCGGGTGATAGATGATCTCATAGCACTGTAGGATGTCACCTACAAGAGCTTGTTGGTAGTTATCTAAAATTAAACCACATTCAAAACCTTTTCTAACTTCCTTCACATCTTCTTTAGCTCGTTTTAATGAAGAAAGAGAACCTTTCCAAAGGACTTCGTTATTTCGTACGATTCGAAACTTGTTGTTTCTAATAATTACGCCCTCATTAACAAAACATCCATAAATAATCCCAAGTTGAGAAGACTTAAAGATTGCTTTAATTTCTGCAGATCCAACGTCTTTTTCTTCAGCAATAGGATCCAAAAGTGCTGTCATCATTTCTCTAACAGCATCTACAGCATGGTAAATAATCGTAAAGAGATGAGTTTTAACCCCTAAACTCTTAATTAAAGGTTCGGCATGACTCTCTATTCCTATATGGAAACCAATAATTGTTGCTTTTGATGCTGCTGCAAGGCGAATGTCTGATTCTGAAATTTCTCCAACACCATGAGAAAGAATCTCCACATTTACTTTTTCCGATTTAATTTTAGAAATCGAATTTGCAAGAGCCTCAATAGATCCCTGCACATCACCCTTAAGAATAAGCTTGAGCGTCTTCTTATTCTGTAATACTGAATCAAAATTCGGACGTTTCTTTTGTAGCAATGAGATACGCTGTTGACCTGCTAGCCTTGCCTCAATAATCTCCTTAGCTGTCTTCTCGTTTTTCACAACAAGGAAAGGATCTCCTGCTTTAGGCATATTAGATAGGCCCGTAATCAATACAGGAGTAGAAGGACTTGCCTCTGTCATGAGATTATTATGCTCATCATGCATGGTCTTGACTTTACCGTAGCAGTCATTAAGAACAAAAGATTCTCCAAGGCGTAAAGTCCCATTCTGAACTAATACGGTGGCAATATTTCCTAAGCCCTTATGTAGTTTGGACTCAATTACAAGACCTCGAGCCCTTGCACTAGGATCTGCTTTTAATTCCAAGACTTCAGCTTGCAATGCTAGCATTTCTACAAGTTCCGAAAGCCCCTCTCCAGTTTTTGCTGAAGTGTTAACTGTAACAATAGAGCCTCCCCAAGCTTCAGGAAGCAGGTTAATTTCAGAAAGTTGTCTGTAAACAGTCTCAGCATTGAAATTTGGCTTATCACATTTATTGATAGCAACAACAATAGCGATATTCGCAGCTTTTGCATGTTCTACAGCTTCTAAAGTTTGCTCTTTAATTCCTTCATCTCCTGCAACTACAAGTACAACAATATCACAAACTTCTGCTCCTCGAGCACGCATTGCTGAGAACGCTTCGTGACCTGGAGTGTCTAAAATAGTAATGTTTCCTTGCGCTGTAGTGCAACGGAAAGCCCCCATATGCTGAGTAATAGCACCAGCTTCGATAGCTGCAACATTGCTTTTCCTTAGCATGTCAATTATGGTTGTCTTCCCATGGTCAACATGCCCCATAAAGGCAACAATAGGCGAGCGAATTATAAGTTTTTCAGGAGCTGTGGCTTCGATTTCTTCTTTTACCGTATTGCAAGTTAGGAATAACTTGTCTTGCTCTGAAGAGTCAATATCTATGGTACAACCAAATTCAAGGCCAATAAACTGCACCGTAGTTTCATTGTCTAAAACATCATTGACAACATAGGTCATCCCATGAATAAAGAGTCTCTGGACAAGCTCAGAAGCTTTTAACTTCATTTCCGCAGCAAGATCCTTTATGGTAATTGGTAAGGGGACCTTGATATGTGTAGGACGCTGGATTGTATGTTCGTCGTAATGTTTCTTTGTTTTCTGTGGACGTTTTTTTCTCCAACGATCTTCTTCTCCTCCTTCATTCAGACCATAACGATCCCTACCTGTAAAGGCTTTGACACCTTCTTCTTTTCTCGCACGATCCTTAAAATCTGAAAGAGCTTTTTTCCCTGTATCCCTACGGGGAAAAGGTCCCGAACGATTTGCCTGTTGTTGTGTAGGCTTGTCGTCTCGATTTTGCCCAGAATCAGATTTCGCTATTTTTTGATTGCCAGGACTACTTGTTGTTGCAAACTCTTTTTTAGAGGGAGCTTTGCTTTCTTTAGAAGGAGCTTTAAAGGTTTTTGCTAATAGATGATTGACATGCTTCCCTGTAGGTCCAAACTTGGACTTAATCATAACGACGCTTTTAGGCTCTTCACTCGGAACCTTAGGAGCCTGCTGTGAGGGGAGGGTATTCTCCTTTACTTCAATTTCTATAGCTTCGTCAGAAATACCGGAAGGAAGAGGAGTTTCCTCTATAACTTCATTTATTACAGCAGGTTCTGGAGCATCTTCTATAGCAGAAGAGTTAGGAAGAGGTTGTTGAGGAGAAGGTGATACCTCTTCATCCGCAGACAGAAAAGAAGAACGATTTTTTGCTCGAATACGACGAGGTGCTTGCTCTGCAGTTGGCGAAAACCGAAGCTCCTCTGTTGTAGAACTAGCCGAAGACGAGCTTTTTTCTTTAGTTGAAGATTTTTCTACAGAAGACTTTGTTTCTGAAGATCCTGCTTGAGCGAGTTTCTGTTTTAATTTGTCTAAACCAGCAGCTTTTGTTAGCTGAGCGTTTTTAATTTTCAGTTTCAGGTTTTTCGTCAACTTTACCTTCTCCATATTTGCTGACTTGCTCTAGGATTTTATAAGCAAGCTCTAAACCAATCCCAGGGACTGAGGAAAGATCGCTAGCGCTCGCTAATAATACCTTCCTAATTGTATCGTATCCTGCATGCTCTAAGTTTTGAATGACTAACTTGCTAATTCCTTCTATTTCTTGAAGAGGCTGATCTAATTGGGGACTATCAAATTCTGCGAGTTGAAGACGTTGAATTTCCAGCAATTTATTGTACTCGCTCATACGTTGAACTTCGAGCTCATAGTCTAAAATTTGGCTAATTAAACGCGCATTAATTCCACGCTTTCCTATAACTGTTGCATAATCTGCATCATTCACCACAATCGCAATGACTTTGTCATCTTCTAAAATAGCGATTTTTTGAATCTCTATAGGATAGAGAAGATTTTGTAATAGCTCTGTAGGCGTACTAGAATAATTAACGATATCTATTTTCTCGTCATTTAATTCTCGAATAATGTTTTTTACTCGAGCTCCTCGCATACCTACAAAGGCTCCTACAGGATCTGTTTTGAAATCCGAAGAGCTTACAGCTAACTTTGTGCGGTAACCTGGTTCTCGAGCAATTTTTACAATGCTTACAACTCCTTCCTCTAATTCAGGAACCTCTTGTAAGAATAGTTGCTTGACAAACTCTGGATGACTTCTTGAGAGAATAACCTCAGCCCCACCATTATCTAGCTCTTGAACCTCATAAAGTAAGGCATAAATTTTATCACCAATCTTGTGTTTTTCTGTTTTGGGGTAAAAACGTGCCGGTAAGATAGCCTCAACTTTTCCGAGATCTATGATTAAATTAGAGCCTTTAACAAAACGCTTAACTACCCCAGAAAGAATCTCGTTTACTCGATGGCGATATTCTTCATAAATAACGTCTCTTTCTGCGTAGCGTAGTTTCTGACCGATAATTTGTCGTGCTGTATGTGCAGCAATTCTTCCAAAATTCTCAGAAACAAAAGGAACATCCATATACTGTCCGATTTCACAGTCTGGATCAAATTCCCGAGCTTTATCTAAAGGAATTTCTTTGCTAGGATTGTTGCAGAAATCAACAATTTCTTTTTCACAGAAAACTTCAATATCACCTGTTCTAGGATTAATATTTACAGAAATATTAGCGTCATCCCTTAAAGTTTTTTTGGCTGCTATTTTAAGAGCTGATTCAATAGCACTGATAATTGTTGTGCGTTGAATACCCTTTTCTTTTTCCATGTAGTCAAAAATAGCTATAAGATCTTTGTTCATTACACACCTTTTATAAGTAAGGAAATAGAGAGAGTATAATGAAATACCCTCTATAAAATTTTAATCTTCTATTTTCCTTTCCTTTTCTTTTCTGCAGGAGTATATGAATCAGAATCTAGCTCGCTTGAGTTCTCTTCATCTTTGAGACTTTGATTGACCAAATATTCCTTTACCGAAAGAGACACCTTTTTATGATCAGGGTCTAATTTAATTACTTTTGCATGTACAGTATCTCCTATTGAGATAATATCCTCGACTTTTGCAAAAGGTTTTTCTGAGAGTTCTGAAACGTGAATTAATCCTTCGATTCCATTTTGTAATTCAACGAAAGCTCCAAAAGCTGTAATTTTTGTAACCACACCAGAGATATCGCTACCAGCAGGGAACATCGCTTCAATTTCATCCCAAGGATTTGCACTTAACTGCTTCACCCCAAGAGTGATCTTTTTGCTTTCTTTATCTACAGAAAGAATAACAGCTTCAACTACATCGCCTTTTTTGAATAACTCAGAAGGGTGAGACACTTTTTTTATCCAACTCATATCAGAGATATGGATAAGCCCTTCAATCCCTGGCTCTAGCTCAACAAAAGCTCCGTAGTTTGTCAGGTTTCGAATTTCAGCTTTTACATGAAGGCCGATAGGATATTTTTCCTCAATGTTGTCCCAAGGATTGTGCTCTGTTTGTTTCAATCCCAAGGAAATCTTTCCTTCATCCTTTTGAATAGACAATACGATAGCCTCAACTTCATCGCCCTTGTTTACAATCTCACTAGGATCGACGACATTTTTCACCCAAGACATCTCTGAAATATGAATAAGTCCTTCAATCCCTTCTTCAATTTCAATAAATGCTCCATAGGGAAGAAGTTTAACAATTTTCCCAGACACACGCTTTCCTGGAGGATATTTTTTCTCAATATCTTCCCAAGGATTGTGTTCTTTTTGTTTTAACCCTAAAGCTACACGACCTTTTTCTTTATCTACAGAAAGGATTACAACTTCTAGTTCCTGATTAAGCTCAACCATTTCTGAGGGATGTCGAATACGCTTCCATGTCATATCTGTGATGTGAAGAAGACCATCGATACCATCAAGATCTAAAAAGACTCCGAAATCAGTAATATTCTTGACAATACCTTTGCGCAGTTCTCCAATTGTGATTTGCTCAATAAGCTCTGCTTTTTTCGAAATTCTTTCAGCTTCTAGCAACTCTCGTCTAGAAACCACAACATTTCTTCTTTCAACATTAATTTTTAATATTTTGAATTCACAAACTTTTCCGACATAATCATCAAGATTTTTAATTTTTTTATTATCAATTTGTGAACCAGGAAGGAATGCTTCCATTCCAATATCAACAATGAGACCACCTTTGACTTTGCGTGTGATTTGGCCTTTAACGATAGATCCTTCTTCACAATGGGCTAAAATATACTCCCACTGACGTTGTCTTGTAGCTTTTTCTCTAGATAAAACAATCTTACCCTCATCGTCTTCAGCTTGATCTAAATAAACCTCAACTTCAGCTCCAAGGGCCAAGCCTTCTGACGAGTTTATAAATTCTGCCATGGGGATTACCCCTTCAGATTTTAGTCCCACATCAACAACAACAAAGTCTTTATTGATATCTACCACTGTGCCTTTTAGGATAGCGCCGGGCTGTACGTCATTATTGGATTCATCTTCGCTCGAGGTAATTCCATGCGCTGTGTAAAGTAGGTCTTTGAATTCGGCAACATCTTCCGCCAAGCATTCAATGTTATCCAGAATTTTTTTAGAGCTCCAAGTATATTCAGCTTGTTTCGGCATTTAATGTTATTCTCCTAAAAACTACAAAGTCAAAAAAGACAGTGTAAATATAAACCTTAAAAAAGGCAAGGCTTCGCTTATGCAGGACTTTTTATTCTATTTGTTGCATAAAAAAAAATTATTTATTCTAGCTCTTTTATTTTTCAAAACATGAAAAGGTAGCAACAAATGTCTCATTCTCCAGTGATT
This genomic stretch from Chlamydia pecorum E58 harbors:
- the truB gene encoding tRNA pseudouridine(55) synthase TruB, with product MELATELKEGILLIDKPQGRTSFSLIRALTKLLGEKKVGHAGTLDPFATGVMVILVGRRFTRLSDVLLFEDKEYEAVAHLGTTTDSFDCDGKIVGRSKKVPSLEEILIAASYFQGEIQQIPPMFSAKKVQGKKLYEYARKGLSIERKSATVQVNLQITKYEYPLLHFIVQCSKGTYIRSIAHELGNMLGCGAYLEQLRRLRSGNFFINQCFDGSLLDLPDFDVLPYFRDAHGNLL
- the infB gene encoding translation initiation factor IF-2 yields the protein MEKVKLTKNLKLKIKNAQLTKAAGLDKLKQKLAQAGSSETKSSVEKSSTKEKSSSSASSTTEELRFSPTAEQAPRRIRAKNRSSFLSADEEVSPSPQQPLPNSSAIEDAPEPAVINEVIEETPLPSGISDEAIEIEVKENTLPSQQAPKVPSEEPKSVVMIKSKFGPTGKHVNHLLAKTFKAPSKESKAPSKKEFATTSSPGNQKIAKSDSGQNRDDKPTQQQANRSGPFPRRDTGKKALSDFKDRARKEEGVKAFTGRDRYGLNEGGEEDRWRKKRPQKTKKHYDEHTIQRPTHIKVPLPITIKDLAAEMKLKASELVQRLFIHGMTYVVNDVLDNETTVQFIGLEFGCTIDIDSSEQDKLFLTCNTVKEEIEATAPEKLIIRSPIVAFMGHVDHGKTTIIDMLRKSNVAAIEAGAITQHMGAFRCTTAQGNITILDTPGHEAFSAMRARGAEVCDIVVLVVAGDEGIKEQTLEAVEHAKAANIAIVVAINKCDKPNFNAETVYRQLSEINLLPEAWGGSIVTVNTSAKTGEGLSELVEMLALQAEVLELKADPSARARGLVIESKLHKGLGNIATVLVQNGTLRLGESFVLNDCYGKVKTMHDEHNNLMTEASPSTPVLITGLSNMPKAGDPFLVVKNEKTAKEIIEARLAGQQRISLLQKKRPNFDSVLQNKKTLKLILKGDVQGSIEALANSISKIKSEKVNVEILSHGVGEISESDIRLAAASKATIIGFHIGIESHAEPLIKSLGVKTHLFTIIYHAVDAVREMMTALLDPIAEEKDVGSAEIKAIFKSSQLGIIYGCFVNEGVIIRNNKFRIVRNNEVLWKGSLSSLKRAKEDVKEVRKGFECGLILDNYQQALVGDILQCYEIIYHPQKL
- the nusA gene encoding transcription termination factor NusA; translation: MNKDLIAIFDYMEKEKGIQRTTIISAIESALKIAAKKTLRDDANISVNINPRTGDIEVFCEKEIVDFCNNPSKEIPLDKAREFDPDCEIGQYMDVPFVSENFGRIAAHTARQIIGQKLRYAERDVIYEEYRHRVNEILSGVVKRFVKGSNLIIDLGKVEAILPARFYPKTEKHKIGDKIYALLYEVQELDNGGAEVILSRSHPEFVKQLFLQEVPELEEGVVSIVKIAREPGYRTKLAVSSSDFKTDPVGAFVGMRGARVKNIIRELNDEKIDIVNYSSTPTELLQNLLYPIEIQKIAILEDDKVIAIVVNDADYATVIGKRGINARLISQILDYELEVQRMSEYNKLLEIQRLQLAEFDSPQLDQPLQEIEGISKLVIQNLEHAGYDTIRKVLLASASDLSSVPGIGLELAYKILEQVSKYGEGKVDEKPETEN
- the rbfA gene encoding 30S ribosome-binding factor RbfA, which produces MSGNRRIQKVNSLLREAIAEVILKDVQHPKISNHWITVTRVSLSKDLRFAQVYVSIMPQEKVTIQETLEALKVSAGFIACRTSKKVVLKYFPELNFHLEDIFSPQDHIESLLWKIWKEC
- the rpsA gene encoding 30S ribosomal protein S1, translating into MPKQAEYTWSSKKILDNIECLAEDVAEFKDLLYTAHGITSSEDESNNDVQPGAILKGTVVDINKDFVVVDVGLKSEGVIPMAEFINSSEGLALGAEVEVYLDQAEDDEGKIVLSREKATRQRQWEYILAHCEEGSIVKGQITRKVKGGLIVDIGMEAFLPGSQIDNKKIKNLDDYVGKVCEFKILKINVERRNVVVSRRELLEAERISKKAELIEQITIGELRKGIVKNITDFGVFLDLDGIDGLLHITDMTWKRIRHPSEMVELNQELEVVILSVDKEKGRVALGLKQKEHNPWEDIEKKYPPGKRVSGKIVKLLPYGAFIEIEEGIEGLIHISEMSWVKNVVDPSEIVNKGDEVEAIVLSIQKDEGKISLGLKQTEHNPWDNIEEKYPIGLHVKAEIRNLTNYGAFVELEPGIEGLIHISDMSWIKKVSHPSELFKKGDVVEAVILSVDKESKKITLGVKQLSANPWDEIEAMFPAGSDISGVVTKITAFGAFVELQNGIEGLIHVSELSEKPFAKVEDIISIGDTVHAKVIKLDPDHKKVSLSVKEYLVNQSLKDEENSSELDSDSYTPAEKKRKGK